One Micromonas commoda chromosome 7, complete sequence genomic window carries:
- a CDS encoding predicted protein — protein MADPRLCREFLKGTCYRSNCGYVHSYEGDGRAPSREGSRYGFDRGAPRPNPSRHDLFPHNNEAGHGQGPKGQQPTPGDWLCGPCDTLNFKKRDTCCKCDAARAIRSLDLTSGNIRWYLERRERQEERRKRRASRPRRYAEAAERRERREREREARRAARRARRATDGDGADAKKRRTEGSSRGGGGGGAGRDAKGGGDDRRGDRARDRSRGRERDAKGGGGGDDTAGERRRARSPSSSSSGSYSGSYTSSSYSSSYSSSSSSTGSETRRRRRERKERRDRDRRREAAGDGS, from the coding sequence atggcggaccCGCGTTTGTGTCGCGAGTTCCTGAAGGGCACGTGCTACCGCTCGAACTGCGGGTACGTCCACTCctacgagggcgacgggcgcgccccgtcccggGAGGGCTCCCGATACGGCTTCGACCGCGGGGCGCCCCGGCCGAATCCCTCGCGCCACGATCTCTTCCCGCACAACAACGAGGCGGGCCACGGCCAGGGCCCCAAGGGCCAGCAGCCCACCCCCGGGGACTGGCTCTGCGGGCCGTGCGACACCCTCAACTTCAAGAAGCGCGACACGTGCTGCaagtgcgacgccgcgcgcgcgatccgaTCACTCGATCTCACGAGCGGGAACATCCGATGGTACCTCgagaggcgcgagcggcagGAGGagcggcggaagcggcgcgcgagccgtccgcggcgatacgccgaggcggcggagcggcgcgagcggcgcgagcgcgagcgcgaggcgcgccgtgcggcgcggcgcgcgaggagggcgacggacggcgacggcgccgacgcgaagaagAGACGGACGGAGGGTTCctcccgcgggggcgggggcgggggcgccggtcgcgacgctaagggcgggggcgacgaccgccgcggcgatcgtgcGCGCGACCGGTCGaggggacgcgagcgcgacgcgaagggaggaggcggcggggacgacacagccggcgagcgtcgacgggcCCGGtccccgtcgagctcgtcttCGGGGAGTTACTCGGGGAGTTACACGTCGAGctcgtactcgtcgtcgtactcgtcgtcgtcgtcgagtaCCGGGTCggaaacgcggcggcggcgacgcgagcggaaGGAGCGGAGGGATCGTGAcaggcggcgggaggcggcgggcgacggcagTTGA
- a CDS encoding predicted protein translates to MPKGTPSSPDFNHDGHISRSEAKKANFKVQAADTNDDGRITRSEAKRMKELKLGPVKFASLE, encoded by the coding sequence ATGCCCAAAGGTACGCCATCCAGCCCCGACTTCAACCACGACGGCCACATTTCGCGGTCcgaggccaagaaggccaacTTCAAGGTGCAGGCCGCCGACAccaacgacgacggacgcaTCACCCGCTCCGAGGCCAAGAGGATGAAGGAGCTCAAGCTCGGTCCCGTCAAGTTCGCCTCGCTCGAGTGA
- a CDS encoding predicted protein, translated as MAKNGIGILSVSLERLRIDTWDGWDCVDRPENVKGGNNDAPTVAVAVNFGAPCALDALDVKLPDGRVDDRTANIVHQSCRSWHGVQLKSLADILHVEIRERRLFDDSTDPRAIVSLPIASFIESAFVNSDGDGAKRDLSFESPDCKTSGTATVRLKFHLQADVLAALARGVGLEDASGASVVAADTLAAVKLGVLPPDKDAERKKMEADEAKTFKRSNNNGKGADGSYNSMTAGIKRFLSEPKSPAKQRNQFVNMLANCELPAAQRSRGRAKSRVVVKA; from the coding sequence ATGGCGAAGAACGGCATCGGCATCCTCTCCGTGTCCCTCGAGCGACTCCGGATCGACACCTGGGACGGCTGGGACTGCGTGGATAGGCCGGAAAACGTCAAGGGCGGCAATAACGACgcgcccaccgtcgcggtcgccgtcaacttcggcgcgccgtgcgcgctcgacgccctcgacgtcaaactccccgacgggcgcgtcgacgatcgcACCGCGAACATCGTCCACCAGTCGTGCCGATCGTGGCACGGCGTGCAGCTCAAGTCCCTCGCGGACATCCTCCACGTCGAGATTCGCGAGAGGCGGCTGTTCGACGACTCcaccgacccgcgcgccatcgTGTCCCTgccgatcgcgtcgttcaTCGAGTCCGCCTTTGTCAACtctgacggcgacggcgccaagcgGGATCTCAGCTTCGAGTCCCCCGACTGTAAGACGTCGGGAACCGCGACCGTTCGCCTCAAGTTCCACCTCCAagccgacgtcctcgccgcgctcgcgaggggcgtcggactggaggacgcgtccggcgcgtccgtcgtcgccgccgacaccctcgccgcggtcaagcTCGGCGTACTCCCGCCGGACAAGGACGCAGAGCGCAAAAAGATGGAAGCCGACGAGGCTAAAACTTTCAAGCGGAGCAACAACAACGGCAAGGGCGCGGATGGCTCGTACAACTCCATGACCGCGGGGATCAAGCGGTTCCTGTCCGAGCCCAAATCCCCCGCCAAGCAGCGCAACCAGTTCGTCAACATGCTCGCCAACTGCGAActcccggcggcgcagcgctcgcgcggcagAGCCAAATCCCGAGTCGTGGTGAAGGCGTGA
- a CDS encoding hypothetical protein (expressed; conserved uncharacterized protein cupA7), which produces MFGDVYNNRSHSLPDSPAGGEPSPLLTRLLIPGEQDAEDGSGSAARTTTRDGHGEPPPSSSGADIDIRRSPAGVESESSRRPLLGGGDSPRGVDPASRPLHRDAPLPSTSSTDRIYAFDPWTKVPVILRRRPSHDHDDDDDDDRARPPRVLVLRWCWLPEDPSWWVAFCYLVGSVGFATGALASCFERVVDSPHAYLALEVTPYVLGGCAFLAASVLLVFTSYEARYGEPGRADRRRVATRHAFLGHAGREWQLRAAVGEARGVVGSVGVHAPVTDADRSEMHTLTAAMAEARALWLANDSWTRRRRALELVGSLVMLLGVCLYKVMVFTMLARALLGDERIGGWSERKENWLMFYPCVVGSVAFVASSYVLWCAANRSWRPPWFPSSTSTWIAYLSLVGSWCWVLGSARVSRGFGERTAKWVPGSAPGWPIPFFGFFVGSLLFTAQSLLMVHEIAENEEENARGRGAADAEVGDVRAGGRNRR; this is translated from the coding sequence ATGTTCGGGGACGTGTACAACAATCGCAGCCATTCGCTGCCGGACAGccccgcgggtggcgagCCCTCGCCTTTGCTGACTCGTCTCCTCATTCCCGGCGAgcaggacgccgaggacggttCGGGTTcagccgcgaggacgacgacgcgcgatgggcacggcgagccgccgccgtcgtcgtcaggaGCGGATATCGACATCCGAaggtcgccggcgggcgtcgagtcggagtcgtcgcgccgtcccctgctcggaggaggcgactcgcctcgcggcgtcgaccccgcgtcgcgtcccctccatcgcgacgcgccgctcccgtcgacgtcatccACCGACAGGATCTACGCGTTCGATCCGTGGACCAAGGTCCCCGTCATCCTCCGCAGGCGCCCATCccacgaccacgacgacgacgacgacgacgaccgcgcccgcccgcctcgcgtcctcgtcctcagGTGGTGCTGGCTACCGGAAGATCCCAGCTGGTGGGTCGCGTTCTGCTACCTCGTCGGGTCCGTCGGCTTCGCcacgggcgcgctcgcctcgtgcttcgaacgcgtcgtcgactcTCCCCACGCgtacctcgcgctcgaggtgacGCCCTACGTCCTCGGGGGCTGCGCGTttttggcggcgtcggtgctcCTCGTGTTCACGTCGTACGAGGCTCGATACGGCGAACCCGGGAGGGCGGATCGGAGAcgggtggcgacgcgacACGCGTTCTTGGGGCACGCGGGACGCGAGTggcagctccgcgcggcggtgggggaggcgcgcggggtggtcGGGTCGGTCGGGGTAcacgcgccggtgacggacgcggacagGTCCGAGATGCACACGCTCacggcggccatggcggaggcgcgagcgctGTGGCTCGCGAACGacagctggacgcggcgacgccgagcgctgGAGCTCGTCGGTTCGCTCGTCATGTTGCTCGGCGTCTGCTTGTACAAGGTGATGGTGTTCACCATGCTGGCGAGGGCGTTGTTGGGGGACGAGCGCATCGGGGGTTGGAGCGAGCGTAAGGAGAATTGGTTGATGTTCTACCCGTGCGTGGTTGGATCGGTGGCTTTCGTGGCGAGCTCCTACGTCCTGTGGTGCGCCGCGAACCGTTCGTGGCGTCCCCCGTGGTTcccctcgtccacgagcacgtGGATCGCCTACCTCTCGCTCGTCGGCTCGTGGTGTTGGGTGTTGGGTTCGGCCAGGGTGTCGCGGGGGTTCGGGGAGCGGACGGCTAAGTGGGTTCCGGGATCGGCTCCGGGTTGGCCGATTCCGTTTTTTGGTTTTTTCGTCGGCAGCCTCCTGTTCACGGCGCAGTCGCTGCTGATGGTGCACGAGATCGCCgagaacgaggaggagaacgcgcggggtcggggtgcggcggacgcggaggtcggggacgtgcgcgcgggagggAGAAATAGACGATGA
- a CDS encoding predicted protein (Encodes a Squamosa-promoter-binding protein (SBP).), producing MLTHPNNTGAAGAQAKPPRRARANAKDGEGIVPSVGKAGFQLKAVGTRPIRMSHVSSTSHHSLASLAHAKEEDHAEDDNEELSPEREQPDASLGTVVADASHPDTRETTETPNLEPNDSDASRPVPAGESQRGGNQLIRMSPRAEEPDAALEVHASHRAPPELPPSSPGGTIRCTVDNCGEPCVSVYCRRYHTCREHIGALHVVRNGADVRFCQRCSSFQPISDFDGDRHTCRDALRAYNSARREARKTNKYKRKEAAAAAGDADGALKRGAKGAKKTRTEPAPSSKNANDAPANAAFGVDNRAIEIYRATMNALQATRAAPAPGAPPPPAATMTQLDAMRMMAASAGNQAAALTGNGGDGGAQMLRMMQFMNAAWLQWCANVKSQGP from the coding sequence ATGCTGACGCACCCGAACAACACCGGTGCGGCTGGCGCGCAGGCCAaacccccgcgacgcgcgcgagcgaacgCGAAGGACGGCGAAGGAATCGTCCCGTCCGTCGGAAAGGCGGGGTTCCAGCTCAAGGCGGTCGGGACAAGGCCGATTCGCATGTCGCACgtgtcctcgacgtcgcatCACTcgctcgcgagcctcgcgcacGCCAAGGAAGAAGACCACGCGGAGGATGACAACGAGGAGCTCTCCCCCGAACGCGAGCAGCCGGACGCGAGCCTCGGgacggtcgtcgccgacgccagtCACCCCGACACGCGCGAGACCACGGAGACTCCGAACCTGGAACCGAACGattcggacgcgtcgcggcccgtccccgcgggggAGTCGCAACGCGGCGGAAATCAGTTAATCCGGATGagcccgcgcgccgaggagcccgacgccgcgctcgaggttcACGCGTCGCATCGTGCTCCCCCCGAGCTCCCCCCGAGCTCCCCCGGCGGCACCATCCGATGCACCGTCGACAACTGCGGCGAGCCCTGCGTCTCCGTCTACTGCAGGCGGTACCACACGTGCCGCGAGCACATCGGGGCTCTCCACGTCGTGAGGAACGGCGCGGATGTGCGCTTCTGCCAGAGGTGCTCGAGTTTCCAACCCATCTCGgacttcgacggcgacaggCACACGTGCAGGGACGCGTTGCGCGCGTACaactcggcgcgacgcgaggcgcgcaaGACGAACAAGTATAAGCGaaaggaagccgccgccgcggctggcgacgccgacggggcgCTTAAGCGAGGAGCAAAGGGCGCGAAGAAGACTCGCAcggagcccgcgccgagctcgaaaAACGCGAACGATgcgcccgcgaacgcggcgttcggCGTGGACAATCGCGCGATTGAGATATATCGTGCCACCATGAACGCGTTGCAGGCGACCCGAGCGGctcccgcccccggcgctccgcctccgcccgcggcgacgatgacgcagctcgacgcgatgaggatgatggcggcgtcggctggGAACCAGGCCGCCGCTCTCACGGgtaacggcggcgacggcggcgcgcagatGCTCCGCATGATGCAATTCATGAACGCGGCATGGCTGCAGTGGTGCGCGAACGTGAAGTCGCAAGGACCGTGA
- a CDS encoding predicted protein — MRVKRARKVRKYLRYYRTCHGFRAPYKVLVDGNFIHAVMSMKLGDAKDVVVKYLGAPSKLFTTRCVKEELRLMGKDLKEASFYARKLEEVKDGPDPPAPALDSIVAAVDGGNSERFIVCTQDDKLRKRLLADSPMTPVVFCHTSGLQMEPPADAEGSGVASQREHGAGLTEEERNALGQEEVVRGARGVRTNVRYKKPKARGPNPLSVKKKIAKAPSRGSGTDGGGAAKKKRKRRGGGDKAS, encoded by the exons ATGCGCGTCAAACGCGCCCGTAAGGTCCGCAAGTACCTCCGGTACTACCGCACGTGCCACGGATTCCGCGCGCCCTACAAG gtgctcgtggacggcAACTTCATCCACGCGGTGATGTCGAtgaagctcggcgacgcgaaggatgTGGTCGTCAAGTacctcggcgcgccctcgaagCTCTTCACCACGCGATGCGTCAAGGAGGAGCTCAGGCTGATGGGAAAGGATCTGAAGGAGGCGTCGTTCTACGCTCGCAAACTGGAGGAGGTCAAGGACGGcccggacccgcccgcgcccgcgctcgacagcatcgtcgccgcggttgaCGGCGGCAACTCCGAGCGGTTCATCGTGTGCACGCAGGACGATAAGCTCCGCAAGCGTTTGCTCGCCGACTCCCCCATGACGCCGGTTGTGTTTTGCCACACCTCGGGTCTGCAGATGGAGCCCCCGGCTGACGCGGAAGGCAGCGGCGTGGCGTCGCAGAGGGAACACGGCGCGGGTCTCACGGAGGAGGAACGAAACGCGCTGGGTCAGGAGGAGGTGGTGCGGGGTGCGAGAGGGGTTCGGACGAACGTGCGATACAAGAAGCCGAAGGCGAGGGGGCCCAACCCGCTCAGCGTGAAGAAAAAGATTGCgaaggcgccgtcgcgggggagcgggaccgacggcggcggcgcggcgaagaaaaaGCGGAAgcgcaggggcggcggcgataaGGCGTCGTGA
- a CDS encoding Ca2+:Cation antiporter family (sodium ion:calcium ion+potassium ion antiporter) has product MAGNISLMSGNSSAASFGGECVPREAPDPCAYVKANPACTAEGLNYLRFIECPADANDGAAKAVLLVGWCAMLFVAIGTVGDAFFAPAVERIATRLRLPDDVAGATLLALGGAAPDIFTQIAALVESAEPDLRLALSESIGAGLFVATFGKALAVLVGLAWEAKRRVGDNDDGSHHPSDENVPHSQQGVAVEPFPYLRDVSAYLIMLILALIAMSSDTVSWELSSALVLSYVLYACVVCFGWGRRAVEPRLVRLAGGVAHSPARRTNGEEEEVAGEAGGGRGEGAEKGAGGGDVEMSSVGGTPRVRRGVGGGDEDDDEEVDVEMDGDEATLLPTRRFSSSAASPSPSTASPAVSSSSFIALALAIAEWARVESGLADETDGVSLGAVATAPVLLAMSSTMPRLTGHATSGGHQSAPRMSRGHLLLVCVVAPVFAMGAAGALGPLSERQPALLACGLGAWYAWAVWYTFRSGKVGAHGLDPGKSRWLTALTFFQGIVWMHLCADELVGLFQAAGRAAGVRESLLGATFMSWGASAGDLGGTLAVARRGSTRMAVTASLAGPLCQLSAGTGFAMWLVTARGGTIEAALAPNVKFLAVYGVAAMAFFGGVVSTAYGFVFTRRVACYVMGSYVGAVAVYVALALRSGT; this is encoded by the coding sequence ATGGCTGGGAACATCTCGTTAATGAGCGGGAacagctccgccgcgagcttcggcGGGGAGTGCGTCCCGAGGGAGGCGCCGGACCCGTGCGCGTACGTCAAGGCCAACCCCGCCTGCACCGCCGAGGGCCTGAACTACCTCCGCTTCATCGAGtgccccgccgacgccaacgacggcgcggcgaaggcggtcctcctcgtcggctgGTGCGCGATGCTCTTCGTCGCCATCGGtaccgtcggcgacgccttcttcgcccccgcggtggaacgcatcgcgacgcgtctGAGGCtcccggacgacgtcgcgggcgccacgctcctcgcgctgggaggcgccgcgccggacatATTCACgcagatcgccgcgctcgtcgagagCGCCGAACCGGATCTACGATTGGCGCTCAGCGAATccatcggcgcggggctcttcgtcgcgacgttcggcaaggcgctcgcggtcctcgtcgggctcgCGTGGGAGGCGAAGCGACGCGTGGGGGACAACGACGACGGTTCACATCACCCGTCCGACGAAAACGTCCCTCACTCGCagcagggcgtcgccgtggagccGTTTCCGTACCTTCGAGACGTGTCCGCGTACCTTATAATGCTCATCCTCGCGTTGATCGCCATGAGCTCGGACACGGTCTCGTGGGAgctgtcgtcggcgctcgtgCTCTCTTACGTCCTGTACGCGTGCGTCGTGTGCTTCGGatgggggcggcgcgcggtggagccgAGGCTGGtgcgcctcgcgggcggaGTGGCGCACTCGCCCGCCCGCCGAACAAacggagaggaggaggaggtcgcgggggaggcgggcggaggacgcggagaaggcgcggagaagggcgccggcggcggggacgtcgagaTGAGCAGCGTCGGCGgcaccccgcgcgtgcgtcgaggaGTGGgggggggcgacgaggacgatgacgaggaagtggacgtggagatggacggcgacgaggcgacgctgcTGCCGACGAGACggttctcgagctccgcggcgtcgcccagccCATCAAccgcgtcgccagctgtgtcgtcgtcgtcgttcatcgccctcgcgctcgcgatcgcggagTGGGCGAGGGTGGAGAGCGGGCTGGCGGACGAGACGGACGGCGTAAgtctcggcgccgtcgcgactgCGCCGGTCCTGCTCGCCatgtcgtcgacgatgccgcGCCTCACGGGCCACGCGACATCCGGGGGGCATcaatcggcgccgcggatgtcGCGCGGGCACCTGCTTCTcgtctgcgtcgtcgcgccggtgttcgcgatgggcgccgccggggcgctgGGGCCGTTATCGGAGAGGCAACCCGCGCTTCTCGCGTGCGGCCTGGGCGCGTGGTACGCGTGGGCGGTTTGGTACACGTTTCGCAGCGGGAAGGTGGGCGCACACGGCTTGGACCCGGGAAAATCGCGATGGCTCACCGCGTTGACTTTTTTCCAGGGCATCGTCTGGATGCACCTCtgcgcggacgagctcgtgggCTTGTTCcaggcggcggggcgggccgcgggggtgcgGGAGAGCTTACTCGGCGCTACGTTCATGTCGTGGGGCGCGAGCGCTGGTGACCTGGGCGGGACGCTGGCGGTGGCCAGGCGGGGTTCGACCCGGATGGCGGTcacggcgtcgctcgcggggcCGCTCTGCCAGCTCAGCGCGGGGACCGGGTTCGCGATGTGGCtggtcaccgcgcggggcgggacgatcgaggcggcgctggcgccgaACGTGAAGTTCTTAGCCGTCTACGGCGTAGCGGCGATGGCGTTTTTCGGAGGGGTGGTGAGCACCGCGTACGGCTTCGTCTTcacgcggcgggtggcgtGTTACGTCATGGGGAGCTAcgtgggcgcggtggccgtGTACGTGGCGTTAGCGCTGCGGTCTGGGACGTGA
- a CDS encoding predicted protein: MRGWLKIAFIALLALLATPQCRAEEHEMPNFKTMKIKELKAILADRGRECKGCAEKADYVAMAADVWSLPIVEKPASGDETKEKPAEPDLNDADQERIRRMMDEMQNGPRPTGDPERDAILKKLHSSGIKFSGGEGMPLDQLRNLEKAMGNIKTKKQGDGDDEL, from the coding sequence ATGCGCGGGTGGCTCAAGatcgcgttcatcgcgctcctcgcgctcctcgcgacgccccaatgccgcgcggaggagcacgAGATGCCGAACTTCAAGACCATGAAgatcaaggagctcaaggcgatcctcgccgacaGGGGCCGGGAGTGTAAAGGatgcgcggagaaggcggacTACGTAGCGATGGCTGCGGACGTCTGGTCCCTCCCGATCGTCGAGAAACCCGCGAGCGGGGACGAGACGAAGGAGAAACCCGCGGAGCCGGATCTCAACGACGCGGATCAGGAGCGCATCAGGCGCATGATGGACGAGATGCAGAACGGACCGCGCCCGACTGGGGAtccggagcgcgacgccatcTTAAAAAAACTCCACTCTAGCGGCATCAAGTTCTCCGGAGGAGAGGGCATGCCCCTGGACCAGCTCCGGAACCTGGAGAAGGCCATGGGGAACATCAAGACCAAGAAAcagggcgacggggacgacgaacTGTGa
- a CDS encoding hypothetical protein (semi-conserved, hypothetical protein): MATPIISPENVGPPPYSSSLGFLPRPSFSARARTRAPRQSLRFKDRATGVDVTLVGTMHYNPVSIELASSTVTRLREADALHAVVLESCPSRWKKTQKTQPPGSFLRWFLYNEMLAAADAAGDPTKIRLGDQRIEDLGACARRTIADTTRDVLNPLGGWGRLVRDWRDGFDREINGRGDARGNLRAADLWRDAALLLGMPVSMFKYPMAWAIKSPKVIVPFAAFVWGIERIPTLVRPGGFDAVTGAYVMSGEERLVSALFLALDVAEVVFVSRLFLKALLETRNDILSRSIRVACEESVESGEGGGVVAVLGAAHLNGVQLRLMGDGDDEWWAGAGEGSGEGAGEDVAPAEAPSR; this comes from the exons ATGGCGACGCCTATCATCTCGCCCGAAAACGTTGGACCTCCGCCGTACAGCTCCTCGTTGGGGTTCTTGCCCCGTCCGTCGttctccgcgcgggcgaggacacgcgcgcctcg GCAGTCGCTGCGGTTCAAGGATCGGGccaccggcgtcgacgtgacGCTCGTGGGAACCATGCACTACAACCCGGTTTCCATCGAGCTCGCGAGCAGCACGGTGACGCGGCTCAGggaggcggacgccctcCACGCGGTGGTCCTGGAGTCGTGTCCCAGCCGATGGAAGAAGACGCAGAAGACGCAGCCCCCGGGCAGCTTCCTGCGGTGGTTCCTCTACAACGAGATGCTcgcagccgcggacgcggcgggcgacccGACGAAGATCAGGCTCGGCGACCAGCGCATCGAGGACCTCGGAGCgtgcgcgcgacggacgatAGCCGACACGACGAGGGACGTGCTGAATCCCCTCGGCGGATGGGGCCGGCTCGTTCGCGATTGGCGCGACGGTTTCGACCGAGAGATCAACggccgcggggacgcgcgcggtaacctgcgcgcggcggacctgtggcgcgacgccgccctgctCTTAGGCATGCCCGTGAGCATGTTCAAGTATCCGATGGCGTGGGCGATCAAGTCTCCCAAGGTGATCgtgccgttcgcggcgttcgtgtGGGGGATCGAGCGCATCCCGACCCTCGTTCGCCCGGGCGGcttcgacgccgtcaccggcgcgtaCGTGATGAGCGGGGAGGAGCGGTTGGTGAGCGCGCTGTTCCTCGccctggacgtcgccgaggtggtgTTCGTATCCAGGCTCTTCCTCAAGGCGCTGCTCGAGACCAGGAACGACATACTGAGCCGAAGCATCCGGGTGGCGTGCGAGGAGAGCGTCGAGTCgggagagggcggcggcgtcgtcgcggtgctcGGGGCGGCGCACCTGAACGGGGTGCAGCTTCGGCTGAtgggggacggggacgacgagtgGTGGGCGGGGGCCGGGGAGGGAAGCggggagggcgccggcgaggacgtcgcgcccgccgaggcgccGTCCAGGTGA
- a CDS encoding predicted protein, with protein MTTRIAADGSDDADDDREVPFEEVPFDVPPHAGYRVRGGVRRVDVTLVSDAISGAGRAARDAAQSRVFAMERVRAERAAKIKAWGEAWKAPPKPLKPPKPPGWEEVKATKIAALDARYGSDARVASEAARSVREREVRARETAAAGDGVVIGDGEIADGIEDALGTSAGGPLDVLGDSTGTAAQPGGGAVLCRLGLPDPNFVRLVDST; from the coding sequence atgacgacgaggattGCGGCCGACGGATCGGacgatgccgacgacgaccgggaGGTACCCTTCGAAGAGGTACCCTTTGACGTACCCCCGCACGCGGGCTaccgcgtccggggcggcgtgcgtcgcgtggACGTCACCCTCGTCTCCGACGCCAtctccggcgccgggcgcgcggctcgtGACGCCGCGCAATCGCGCGTCTTCGCGATggagcgcgttcgcgccgagcgagccgcgAAGATCAAGGCGTGGGGCGAGGCTTGGAAGGCGCCGCCAAAACCGCTGAAACCGCCGAAACCGCCGGGCTgggaggaggtcaaggcgacgaagatcgcggcgctggacgcgcggtacgggagcgacgcgagggtggcgagcgaggcggcgaggagcgtgAGGGAACGGGAGGTtcgcgcgagggagacggcTGCTGCGGGGGAtggcgtcgtcatcggggACGGCGAAATAGCCGACGGGATtgaggacgcgctcgggacGAGCGCCGGTGGTCCGCTGGACGTGCTCGGGGATTCCaccgggacggcggcgcagcccggcggcggagccgtGTTGTGCAGGCTCGGGCTTCCCGACCCGAACTTCGTCAGGCTGGTGGACTCGACGTGA
- a CDS encoding predicted protein, producing the protein MAPTHSIAFCNNRGGVGKTFMAFQTACETARARPDKKVLVLDFSLYSDITALLLGGSAREGFGAPMKGLQVTVENTTEDTRAEGLIRDLEHAMDTDEHAAAAEKKGGSIFGAFFAKKKDPSTATVDLRNYLIRPADHNAAIPGNLYLVPSAGSVSWTDTQAEEAGHSPLWTRKGDEWWPAAQRLRAAVASLPADFEAVMVDTDHLAACVLTKMALATCDSVVVPLSFDDGDFNRLFQDVTGNSLFTDVMIPMRAKAQLRARVAKCVFTKVSSNKNEETETQGGIHSPFRPSNTVMAQMDAMAQQVWSACMHDDRYRALFKDVDSIAPGADGNVVQAFRSRYFTAMKMAPDLAANISKMNGLPICSMTSQTYVAPSGLEGQSGKAVLDGLKAEIQKLVNAFTSDEYNLPLSAS; encoded by the coding sequence ATGGCCCCCACGCACTCCATCGCGTTCTGCAacaaccgcggcggcgttggcaaGACCTTCATGGCCTTTCAAACCGCCTGCGAGACCGCCAGGGCGAGACCCGACAAGAAGGTGCTCGTCCTGGACTTCTCCCTCTACTCCGACATCaccgcgctgctcctcggcggttccgcgcgcgagggattCGGAGCCCCGATGAAGGGTCTTCAGGTGACGGTGGAAAACACCACCGAGGACACTCGCGCCGAGGGGCTCATCCGCGACCTCGAGCACGCCATGGATACcgacgagcacgccgccgccgcggagaagaagggcggcagCATCTTCGGAGCCTTCttcgccaagaagaaggacccgtcgacggcgactgTCGATTTGCGAAACTACCTCATCCGCCCCGCCGATCACAACGCGGCGATCCCCGGTAACCTCTACCTCGTCCCCAGCGCGGGCAGCGTCTCGTGGACGGACACTCAGGCGGAGGAAGCCGGGCACTCGCCGCTGTGGACGCGCAAGGGGGACGAGTGGTGGCCCGCGGCGCAGCgactccgcgccgcggtggcgtccctCCCCGCCGATTTCGAAGCCGTGATGGTGGACAccgaccacctcgccgcgtgcgtgcTGACCAAGATGGCGCTCGCCACCTGCGacagcgtcgtcgtcccgctctccttcgacgacggcgacttCAATCGCCTGTTCCAGGACGTCACCGGCAACTCCCTCTTCACCGACGTCATGATCCCGATgcgcgccaaggcgcagCTCAGGGCCAGGGTCGCCAAGTGCGTGTTCACGAAGGTGTCCAGCAACAAGAACGAGGAGACGGAGACGCAGGGAGGCATCCACTCGCCGTTCAGGCCGTCCAACACGGTCATGGCGCagatggacgcgatggcgcagCAGGTTTGGAGCGCGTGCATGCACGACGATAGGTACCGCGCGCTGTTCAAAGACGTCGACTCGatcgcgcccggggcggaTGGCAACGTGGTCCAGGCGTTCCGCTCCAGGTACTTCACCGCGATGAAGATGGCGCCGGACCTGGCGGCGAACATCTCCAAGATGAACGGCCTGCCGATCTGCTCGATGACGTCGCAGACGTACGTGGCGCCCAGCGGGTTGGAGGGGCAGTCGGGGAAAGCGGTCCTGGACGGGTTGAAGGCTGAGATTCAGAAGCTGGTCAACGCGTTCACCTCGGACGAGTATAACCTGCCGCTCAGCGCCTCGTGA